The sequence GTCATCAGGGATGGTGACGGCAACAGGAAACTAAGAAAAAGTCAGAAGTATGTGGTCGCCAAATGAGCActggaagaggaagggaagaagaaTGGCTGAGAAGGTTTCAAGCAACCACAGCGCCCCATTCCTGCTAGATGTCCCCCCGTTCTCCGCGTCCAAGATGGCCCCACCAAGAATATTGGTCCAACGCCGTCCACACGGACAAGCGCTGCAGGATGGCGATGGCTAGCTAAGGTGCACATGAACACAAAGGGAAAGGTGCTCacgtagacacacgcgcgagtCCACCTATTAAATAGGGAGGCGCAGAGTTTTTCCTGCGTTCTCTCGCTTGCATGTATTGGTGGGCGTGCAGCGTCTCGAGCACACGGTGATGACCTTTGCGCAAGACTAGTCGGGCCCACCCTCGGCGCCCGGTTCCGCGCCTCCGACTGCCGTATCTGTCTCTTCCACCGCAGCCGTCCTGACGTAGTTGATCTTCATAGCCACGTAGCCCGGCGCGAACTCGTTCGTGGTGCGGTGGAGGAGATTGTACTCCGGGTAGTACTCCGGTTCCACTCCGATCCCCTTGCCTTCGTTGTACGCCTTGCCAACAGGGCTCTCGGGGTCGAGGAAAACAATGACGGTGAACCGCTGCGGCCGGAATACGCCGAGCACCTTCTTCATCCGGTCCGAGTAGTTCGCCGCTCGGCTGTTCGTTTCGTAAGAGGCAAAGGAGCAGTGATCCTCTGGGGTAATGTGCATCGTCTGATACTCCTCGTCACGGATGGCGTTAATGCTGTAGCCGCAGGGCTCGAACTGGAGGTCGTGTAGCGTCCACGTGCCGTCCACAACGCGATCCAGGTGCGTCGCAGCGCGgatcgccgccgtctccgcgCTGGTGGAGATGAAGCGGTCGCTGAACCAGTGCTTGGTCTGCTCCTTGTCCAGCCCGTACATGGTCATACTGAGCTGTGTGTCATCCTCAGAGCTGCAGGGGCGGATGATGTCATCGTAACAGAAGAGAAAGTAATGGTCGCTGTCCACAGGGCCGAAGATGTAAGGCTTGCCAGTAGGGAAGTGCTGCTTCAGTGTCGCAAACTCGTCCGCCAGGGACGTGTGCGGCCCTTTCTGCATCCACGGAAAGGAGTAGTTTTTGTGCATGAAGGACACCCACTCCAGCTCCCCACGCACCGCGCTGATTGCCTCGAGGATGTTGGGGATGCTGTTAAGCAATGTGGTGGTGCCGCATGTGATAAGAATAATGCGGTTTTTCATCACAAAGAGAGAGCTCTCGGTCAGAACGTAGCTGTTTATGTACTCGTTCGACTCCCTCGACACGATCTGCGCGTTGAGCGAGCCAACCACACCGGACCACACGGAGTCGTCGAGGCTGCGCAGCCCATCCACGTGCGTCTCCAGTGTACAGCGCAAAATCACCTCGAGGCGCTTCTCCGGACCTTCGAAGCTGAACCCTTGCTCCGGGTTGTACCCTTTCATGGAGCCCCACATCGCCATGAGCGTGAGGGGGTCCTTTGTGGTGTTCGAGCAGACATTCATGGTTGCCAGCGAGTAATTACCCGTGTttcatgtgtgtgcgccgcctcagagCCGCTCTTTACGCGCCTGGGTGTATCAGAGAAAGTGCACGAATCTGTGGAAAGGagtggcgacgccgcagatCTGTTGGGGTGGGGGAAAAGCAAGAGGCGATGAAGCACAGATTTTTCGGTACGCTGAAGCACCTCGGCCAAAGACGATGAAAGGAGAATGTGAGAGATCAACGACACCAGCGTGCACAAGTACGTGTGATATTTCCAGGAGAGAAGCAGATAGGGAAGCGCGCAGACACAGTAGGATGGTAGAAACAGACAAGAGCAGATGGGAGGTGGGGGCGatgtgggagagggggaaaaACCACccgtgtgcacacacacaggcccAGACAGGGACCGCTGCATGCTGCTCCTGTTGTGTGCGCCGACTTATCTCCAAAGTAAAAGGCTCCTTCACCACATGAGCGGCGTGCGCATGCTACTACTGAGTGGGCGTGATGTCACGAGCCTGTGCGCGTGAAAAGCTTCGGGGCACACAAACGGGGTATGCAGGGAGGCAGGGGATAACGAGGGCATTGCccaagaaaaagaagcgaagagaCTAGCAGTTCCTTTGTCGGATGACGTCGTCCGTCGTCTGCCTCTTTTTGGCCTCCCGCGTGCTCCCTCGTCACTTGTTCGATCCGTATACGATGCCTCATCACCAACGCTGCAGAGAGAATGAAGTGACTCGACGCCAAAACTAAAAAAGTAAAACATCTGACGAGCGTGAGGCAACGACGGGAAGGGGGCTGGGAGGGAGACACGAAGCAGCcggaaagaagaggagggcagagtgagagagacaggcCAGGTCAACAGATGGCAACAACGAAGACATGGCAATGACGAtgatgtttttttttcttttaaAGGCGAATAATGATGATAAAGAGAAGCAGCCaaacaagagagggagaaagcaGCGCTTTGTTGTTCAAGGCAAGCACATGTGGGCCGAGAGGCGGTggtaccaccaccaccaccaccaccagcagcagcagcagtagcacacacgcacacacacgtcatTGACTGAGCAAGGAaaggggcgggggtgggtgtGGAGGCGTGTAAAACAAGAATGCCTTCCTGAAGGCAGAAAACGGTAGACGAAAAATAAGACCACAAGACAagagaggtgctgctggcttgtgcgtgtatgtTGATCTGCGCCTCTGCTTTCTGCGGTGGAGGGAGATTTGTCTCTCGATCGCCGACCGCGCCGCTTCGTTCCCCTTGCAGCTTGCACTACTTCTCCCGCTCTGTATGTGGGGAACAAGTAAGGCCTGTAAAAAGCGGCAACCGCCGTCGTGCCCTCCGATGCAATCCCTCCCTTTTGAGCACGCGTCCTTCACTGTGGAGTGCGCATCGATGGCGGTGAGAGGGGGAGTCGCAGTCAAGCAAGTAGACGAAAAAATGCACTCTTTCGTTGTTGGAGCGCGCCGTCGGCCGCTCCTCTCGCTGCCTTCTGCTCGCTATCTCACGATCAGCCTtcacgcacaccgacactACATGCTGTCGTCTCACACGCTTGGCAGTGGGTGGCATGTGAGAGAGGTCTGCATGGGGAGCGCGAGGGGGAGCTTGGGgacagagaagggagggaggagtaggggagggggaactCAAACAGAGACCACGGGATGATACAACGAGGAAGGGGGTGCAGGCGCGGAAAAACGCCAGAGCAGCataggaggaggagggaatcGGAATCACGAAAACAGAGCAAACAGAAAACGCTATGCTTTTATCAGATCAGCACTATCGTCATTAATCATGTGGCACGTGTacttccctttttttctgaGCGTGTgcgaccaccaccagcagccgcaaTGCTACTTCCGCttgctcctctgcctcgaatgcagaggaggaggaggaggggtagGGGGCTTACCGAGTTCAAGCGATTGACACCAAAAAACGGAGAGAACAGAAAGTTTtcacatatatatatgaggTAAGCGGGGAGTGAATGAGAGGGATCTGGCGCTGGGGGCCGCAATGTCTGTATCGTGGTGAAAGACCCTTATGCGCGTCGTTTCGTATtatgccctcctccctttgCCCACTGCAGGCTTGAGGGCTGTCTTCTCCTGTTCGTGAGGAGGTGGTCGTGGCGGTCTTCGCCGTcgtgggagagagaggggggaagggggtaaTCCTCTTGACGACTTTGAGGTACCTTCTTGTGCGAGAATTGAGAAAAACGGGTGCACTTGAGCATTCGTGTTTCTGTGATCCCTGGATTAGGGAAAACGCTTCCGCagcctcttttttttttgccgaCACGCGGATGAAGAAAGCGTCTTCCTTGAAAAAGAAACGCGAGGGAGACGAAAAGGAAGGGGGCGACAGAGAAGGACTACGGCTGTTTAGGGGTGTATTTGCCTCCGCGTGACGTGTGCTGAATGTCCCTCTCATTGGAAGCAGGCATGCACCGTCATGGTTTCATCGCTACTCTTTTCCATCGATCACTATGCCGGATGCCTCGGTGCGCGTGCATATATGTTGGGGCAAGCGAGCAGGAGTGCATCGGTCTTGGGGTTCTTTCCATTGCGTGTTTTCCTCCATTCTCATGAATGAACAAAGTGATTCTGCGCAACGAGACACACGTCACACGCACAACTACGCCGACGCATGAGTACTCGAGGAAGAGAGCACAGCATCATAATGGCGGTGGAGGCTCACGAGAAACCAACAGCAAAGGAGAAACACAGGTACCAACAGCGGCCGCCAGTCATCCGCTCACATACTCGTCAGGGTCGGTGTCCACTACCGGCATGAAGGTAAAACAGGCAATAAGAGGTGCCATAACAGTGAGGGCGATGCTGTAGGACGGCAgtaacgagagagagaagataTCAGAAACGATGCGGGCGAGCGTGACAcacccacagagagagagatggagaagaaACGAacgtgaaaaaaaaaacacagtTTCTTGTTCGACTGTCGCGCGACTCTCtagagaagaggaggtgaAAGGATGAAGAACGCGATGCGCACTCATTGATGGCGCACCCGTATAGCCACCTGCGTCCTTCAGCACTCCGCCACATTtaagcaaaacaaaaattGGCTGTGTCTTCGCTACGCTCGAGGGGCCGCTTTCATCCGTTACGCAGACGTGTGACCAAGGGGACAGGCCTCGTCCACCCATGGCTGTAATCACCTTTGTGGGCGTATCAGCTGTGCAGTCCGATTGggtccgtgcgtgtgtgagtgcCGCACATTGGCAGTGGTGGCCCCTGCGCTGCCCGACGTCAGCTGCATAGAGGGTTGCTGCCGGGCCCGTAAGATCGCGGTGCGTGGGGAGGCTGAGTAGGGCCCCTTTCACCGACGCAGGGGCTTTTGAGACGAATGACTACTTCCACCCTCGCTGTAAAAACGTCGCGCCAAAGCCCACTTGTGGTAGACGGGATTGCTCGGCGGCTGGAACACTGGCTGTCGTCGCAGCAAGTTCCATCGCGGACTCCTCGACATCGTCCGTGAAGATGATGTATGCCCCAACCAACCTGTCGATCGTGGTGAGAGAGTAGAAAGTCGCGCATCCCCTCGTCGCTGTCACCTCTTGCGGCCCTTTACGGTGTTGCCACAAAGcgtgccttttttttctcacgTGCCAAAAACCGAGAGCACCTTCTCGTGGAATGTTCTCTCGCCCACCAAGGCCTTCTCTCTGAGTTGCTGTCAAGTTTTTAATGCACGTCTCGACGCGTTCCTATGGTTCTCGCCGCGTTTACCGGCATGCGTAAACACcggtgaaaaaaaaacaaaaagtgTTTCAACAGGGAATAATGCACAGATGAACGCTTCGAAAAATGTGTGCGAAGGCGGGGCGGGGGCCCAAGCGCTTCACCGCGTCACTTGACACTTGTGCAGAACAGGTACAAGAAAAGCTAAGAGTTCAGTTTCGCAAGTTCAACTTAGCTTTCCCTTTCCACTCACACGGCCCCGCACGCAATCCCAACTCGTCTTCGCCCCGGCATCGCCGTCCTCTTACGTGTGAAATACATCATTTGTGCTCAACTTTATCTCAACCTCGACCGAGCTGTTCGTTTCAGCAAGTCCATTCTGCCACAGAGCACGAGCTCAGCTCCTCTCCAGACACCCCCGGGCACGTCACAGGCCCCGTCGCCCGGTGCAACGCAGCGGCCGGCACGTGCATTacggcagcgcaccggcTCGGCCACCTGCGCACGGGCCCTGCCTCGTACTCTACCCACCTCTGCCTCGCAGGTTacctcacagccgctcccatcatgccggccgccccGCCGGTGCATCtccctcggggtggcgcTCCAAGCTCTCCCCCAGTaagcagcgagggccgggCGAGACACGCTTGGGTCACGCTGACAccctgcccatcatgtgggtGGTGCAAacgcgctcgctgccgcaggtcgctccgacgcaacgccatctaCGACCTGAGcaccggcatcagcagccatgcatcgctctgacttTCCCACGCCGTAGGTGCCCCTGTCACCACCcgaggcggctcggcactggCAGGAGGGATAGGGGGataggggggaggggcggcccGGGGCCATGAGGATGCCACGCGTTGCGGCGTGCCTCCCGTCATCGGGGGCTTCAAATTCATATGAGGGCGAGAAGACAGGGAAAGTCTCTTCTCCTGAGGAGCAAGACACGGAGTCGGTGagagctggtgcagcagtTTCCGAGATCGCACGTCCGTAAATCAATGTACGTTcgtgtgggtgcgcgtgcctggGTGACGGAAACAACAGAGGCGCATCTCAAAGTGCGTCCATGGAGAAacgggtggaggggggataACGAATAAACGAAGAGCTGAAAATGGTGTCAAGTatcagaaaaaaaaaggaacggacaaaaaaaaacacctATTCGCTGATCAACGGTGCGGAGAGTCAGCAAAGATACATGTAGACACGTAtgcggagaggggggagggaggagggaggaggaggaggaggagcgcgcgagagaaaggcgcacgcgtgccgcGAAGAGCACAACTGGCAGCTGTGCATGCATATCGTCTCTGTGCGAGcagggtggaggggaggtgTGTGGTGAACGTTAAGCTCAGCAGAGGAGTCACAGCACACGCGGCCATCGATGAAGTACAGATCTGGGCTGTCTCTCCGTCTTTCGCACCCTGAGCCCTTCTTTATGCTGTGTAAagttcctcctcctttcccacTCTCTTAATCTGCGCTGCGGGCGAACAGCAGTTGGTGGAAGGCGTATCCTTCACCAAATAAGTTCACCGTTCGGTTCTGCAGCGTGTAGGGGGTGAAGGAGTTGAAGTTGCGACGCAGCGCTAACCCGTCGGCGTCTCTGTCCTGGAGGGCGGCAACCGTGAAGTGGGCAGGCTGAAAGGTGTCGAGGAGCTTCTGCACGCGCGTCGGAGACGCTACAGCAGCCTTGGCGTTGGTCTCGAAGGAAATGCACGGCACACCAGCGAAGGTGCGCACCACTTCGTACTCGCCACTTTGCAGCGCGTGGAAACGCTGCGTTGTCttgtccacctcctccagacCCGCAGCGACGTCGTAGAGGAACACGTTCACCTGCACGTCCTCCTCCTTACGCCCCGCCATCCTTTCAACGTTGTCGTACACGAAATTGAAGCAGTGATGACCATCCACCGGGCCCGTCAGGAAGGACTTGCCGGCCGGGAAGGCGGCCTTGAGCTCCGCGTACTCCTGCGCCATGATGTCGCTCATCTCGCTCTCGGCGCACCATGGCGAGGTGATGTTCTTGCGCAGGTACGAGGCCCActccacacgcacgcccttCGATGTGAGAAGGGCGATGGTGGGGGTGATCACCTGGTGCAGCATCACCTCAGACGCGGATGTCACCACCAGCTTGCACGGTGTCAAAATGATAATGCACTGCGTCATCTCTAGCGATAGCAGACCATCTGCAGAGgagtggtgctgcagcctcTGCCCAGCTGCCGCCAGCACGTCCTCAAGCTCCTCCACCGTGAACGTTCGCACatccacggcggcggcgaagtcGAACTCGAGACGCTTCTCGAGTCCGCTGTCGCTGTAACTGGTGGGGTTCGAAAACCCTCCCCACAGCGACATCAACGCGCGGACCGACTCAGGGAACACATCGCGAGAGGAAGCCCACGAGTTTGCGGGCATCTTTTTGTCTTCGCCAAATGGCGCGATGGAAAGGGAGAAGGACagcgagggggagagaggtgggtggggtgcAGTGAAGATTTAGTGCAAGGGACGTGGTGAGTGGTGAGAAGCAACCACGATGTCGTGGAGGTATGGCACAGCAGGCAAACGCCAGAACGCCGAGTTAGCAACTGAAagcaacaacgaaaaaggaTCACACGTATaaaagaaaagaagcacACCcaggggagaggaaggaatATCGATCGAgcgtgggaggggaggcgatAGGCGCTTCACGGGGTGATGTCACATACGACGTTAGAGTGTCCTTCGTTTTATTTTTACTCTGTGCatacatgtatgtgtgtgtgtgtgtggaagagGGACAGAGGAGAGACGCGGAAGCGGCAGAAGAACAAAGTAAAGAATGGAACCCATGATGAGTGTGAAGGATGCGTACTACGCGCGTGGGAGagcgaaagagaaagagaaacagcACGCAAGCCTAGACGACGAGGGTCATCTCGGCGCGCAGATCGCCGCCCTCGACAAGCTAGCCGTTCATCTCCGACTTATGCACTACCGTTGCAACACGTCACACCGACGGTTCACTTGGAACGCCACGGCCGGGTGTACATGAGCAAAGGCAggagcgacggcgcgcaaACGCGCGACTTCGAAGGTCAGTGGCCCACACGCGCTGTCTGCAAGTGTGCGTTCCAGCTGCAACACGGTGTGCATGAGTCCGTTCTCCTCGACGCCCACCCGGTTACTTTTCAAGTACGGCTCACTACATGCGAATGTGTCAGCGAAGAAAATACAGGGTACGAAGCGGCGTTACATTAAAGCACCTTGTCTTTTCCTCACCTGGGCATGCGATCGAACGCGTGCTAGTGCCAGCATAGCATTCTTCCAGGCATATCGGAGAAGCACAGCATTggcttttttgtttgtgtgtctttCTTATTAGGCTACAAGACAACAAGAGagggttgctgctgctcaccggCTCCATAACCCGGGCCCCTGGCATTCCATCATGATCCCCCTTCCATTCCTATCCAGACACATGTACACCATCACATACGCGAGtcggagaggggagagggcaggGTTCTCCGCCGCAACAGTGCATACGCCTTCTTAGCGTTCGCCTCGTGTGTACAACCTTTGTTTCAGTCTCACTACTCACGAATGTTGCCCTCTGTCATTGCTCACATCCTCATAGAGGAAGGGCCTCATTGTATGGGGAGCGAACCAACACAGCGGAGTGGATCAAGCCGCTATACCGTGGAGGCACCCCGCAAATGCGGGGTGGTTCTCTCAAACGGGAGTATACTcattcacacacacacacacacgcacacatgagAACAGATACAACAACGAATGGAAGACGGCATTGGTCGCGAAGGTATCCACAGCACTGaagcagaggaagggagagcggATACACGCAGaaggagaaagggaaaaaagacGTTCGGAAGGAACATAACGtcgaaaacaaaaagcggcacacacacgccaacaACAAAGAACGGCAACAAGTGAGGAGAGCACACGgagggcagggggaggggcgatTCGCCACCCCTGCAactctctgcctctgcttATCTTTGTGGCTGAGTCCGGCCTTCCTAATAGGCAAGCACACAGAAAGAAAGACTTACGCATTTCATGTCAGCGGGCGCAGTTACGCAATCCGCATTAGAAagcccaccccacccccatcaTCAtcaaggcacacacacacaaaagaaaaaacgaaaacggcCTCTTAGACCGTACTGCTCCTAGGGCGCACATCGGCACCTCCGTGTTTGTGGGCACACAGATGCATGCACAGATCGATAGCCAACGAGCTCAGCGGCTTCACCTTTTTCGGTACTGATGACGGTTGCAGTGGTGGCGTTTATACTGCCGAAAAGAGAACccagaggagagagagctgtTGTGTTCACTTGAGGCTGCTCATCTTCTCGATGccatcgcgcagctgcgcgctctGCGCCTCTAGCGTCTTGAGCTTCTCCGTGTTGGTCACGCGGATCTCGGCCGGCACCTTAGTTTCGTAATTAGGGATAGACATCTTCTTCTTCATTCCCTCAATCTGCTTCATGAGGCCGTCCAGCTGCTTCTCCAGcttcgccacctccttcccGACGTCGATGAAACCCATGAGCATCATGTTCACGCCCACCTCCTTTGTCACCACGGAGAAGCCGCAGCCCttcggcaccgccgctgtctcCTCGGCCGGGGACACGACAGTCACCTCGCCCACGACACCGAGGGTTGAGATCATCATCTTTTCCGCCGCGaacagctcctgcagctccgccgtaTGCGCCGTCACCCACACGTCTGGCTTGTGCTTGTTCGTTAGCGAGTACGAGGCCTTGGTGGAACGTACGCTGTGCACGACGTCGAGAATGATCGACATGGCGCTATCCGACGCCGCGCTCAACCATCCGCTCGGTGTCGGGTACTTGGCGAGCATGATCGACTCGCTGCCGAAGCTGCTGTAGTTGGGCAGGCGGTGCCAAAGCTCCTCCGTGAGAAACGGCATCATCGGGTGTAGCAGCCGAAGCGCCTTCTCGAcgacgtgcagcagcacgtcttgcaccagctgctgcttctctccgcCCTTCTGAATGGTCGGCTTCGTCAACTCAAGGAACACGTCGCACAGCTCGTGCAGCCAGAAGCGGTAGACGGCACCGGTGGCCAACGCGAAGTCGTAGAGGCCCTCCGACATGCCCTGCGTGGCCtccgcgatggcggcgtcgaggcgcGAGAGAATCCAGCGGCACTCGAGCGGCAGCATggcggcgtcctcggcggGGCTGAACTGCTGCTTGCTGGGCACGTAGTCAGTGCCCAGGGCGTGATACAGCACGTAGCGCACCACGTTCCACAGCTTGTTGCAGAACTGGCGGTAGGCCACGACGCGTTGGATGTCGAGGTTCACGCTGCGGCCAGACTGGGTGTAGGAGAGGAGGCCGAAGCGCAGGGCATCGCTACCGCACTCTGGAATGCCTTCTGGGAAAAACTCCTTCTGCTGCTTGAtggccttctccacctccttgtcGCCCAggttgccgctgcgcacggtgTTGTGGAGGGTCTGCAGCGAAACGCCGTGGATGACGTAGAGTGGGTCGATGACGTTGCCCTTCGACTTGGACATCTTCTCGCCATTCTTGTCGCGCACCATTGCGTGCAGAAACACCTCCTTGTACGGCAGCTTGTTTGTGAAGTGCAGCGAAAGCATTACCATGCGAGCCACCCAGAAGAACAGGATGTCGTGGCCGGTCTCCATCAGCGAGTTCGGGAAGAAGCGCTTCATGTCGTCCGAGTCGGTGGGCCATCCAAGCGTGGCGAAGGGCCAGAGTCCGGAGCTGAACCAGGTGTCCAGCACATCCGGGTCCTGCTCAAACGAGGCCTCGGCGACCTGCTCGTCAGTCAGGCCGAACTTCTTCTTAGCCttcgcgtgcgcctcctgcagaTTGCGGGCGACCACCCATGGGTCCACGTCTTTCGGCAGCGAGCCGACAACTTTGTAGGCAGGAATGCGGTGGCCCCACCAGAGCTGACGCGACACGCACCACGGTTTGATGTTCTCCAGCCAGTGGTACCAGACGGCCTCGTGCGAAGGCGGGTACAGGCGCAGGTCGCCgttgcgcaccgcctcgacgGAGCGGCGGGCCATATCGGAGCAGTCGATGAACCACTGCGGCATCAGCATCGGCTCCACAATGTCGCCAGTGCGCTCGCAGCGGCCTACGCGGTACTCGTACGGCtccacgccgcgcagcagccccatctcctccagcttctTCACGATCTCGCGGCGGCAGTCGAAGCGGTGCATGCCCTTGAACGGCTCCATCGTCACGTAGCCCTTCAGGTTCATCATGacaagctgctgcaggttgT is a genomic window of Leishmania infantum JPCM5 genome chromosome 30 containing:
- a CDS encoding putative valyl-tRNA synthetase, with protein sequence MAATYDPAAVEADWYPWWEKSGFFRPASDHKSETATKPFVIIAPPPNVTGYLHLGHALTGAVQDTLIRFHRMKGDNTLYLPGTDHAGIATQVVVERRVMKEEGKSRHDLGRDEFMKRLWEFKKNHAGMITEQFRRIGLSLDWTRERFTMDEQSSAAVVEAFVRLHEDGLVHRDTRLVNWCCALQSAISDLEVEFVEVPKTSKMTIPLYDRKVDMGSLTHVAYKLADSDDELVIATTRPETLLGDTAVAIHPDDERYKKFHGKFLKCPFRDDIIPIVLDATLVDMNFGTGAVKITPAHDPNDFESGKRHNLQQLVMMNLKGYVTMEPFKGMHRFDCRREIVKKLEEMGLLRGVEPYEYRVGRCERTGDIVEPMLMPQWFIDCSDMARRSVEAVRNGDLRLYPPSHEAVWYHWLENIKPWCVSRQLWWGHRIPAYKVVGSLPKDVDPWVVARNLQEAHAKAKKKFGLTDEQVAEASFEQDPDVLDTWFSSGLWPFATLGWPTDSDDMKRFFPNSLMETGHDILFFWVARMVMLSLHFTNKLPYKEVFLHAMVRDKNGEKMSKSKGNVIDPLYVIHGVSLQTLHNTVRSGNLGDKEVEKAIKQQKEFFPEGIPECGSDALRFGLLSYTQSGRSVNLDIQRVVAYRQFCNKLWNVVRYVLYHALGTDYVPSKQQFSPAEDAAMLPLECRWILSRLDAAIAEATQGMSEGLYDFALATGAVYRFWLHELCDVFLELTKPTIQKGGEKQQLVQDVLLHVVEKALRLLHPMMPFLTEELWHRLPNYSSFGSESIMLAKYPTPSGWLSAASDSAMSIILDVVHSVRSTKASYSLTNKHKPDVWVTAHTAELQELFAAEKMMISTLGVVGEVTVVSPAEETAAVPKGCGFSVVTKEVGVNMMLMGFIDVGKEVAKLEKQLDGLMKQIEGMKKKMSIPNYETKVPAEIRVTNTEKLKTLEAQSAQLRDGIEKMSSLK
- a CDS encoding putative S-adenosylmethionine decarboxylase proenzyme-like; the encoded protein is MSLWGGFSNPTSYSDSGLEKRLEFDFAAAVDVRTFTVEELEDVLAAAGQRLQHHSSADGLLSLEMTQCIIILTPCKLVVTSASEVMLHQVITPTIALLTSKGVRVEWASYLRKNITSPWCAESEMSDIMAQEYAELKAAFPAGKSFLTGPVDGHHCFNFVYDNVERMAGRKEEDVQVNVFLYDVAAGLEEVDKTTQRFHALQSGEYEVVRTFAGVPCISFETNAKAAVASPTRVQKLLDTFQPAHFTVAALQDRDADGLALRRNFNSFTPYTLQNRTVNLFGEGYAFHQLLFARSAD
- the ADOMETC gene encoding S-adenosylmethionine decarboxylase, yielding MNVCSNTTKDPLTLMAMWGSMKGYNPEQGFSFEGPEKRLEVILRCTLETHVDGLRSLDDSVWSGVVGSLNAQIVSRESNEYINSYVLTESSLFVMKNRIILITCGTTTLLNSIPNILEAISAVRGELEWVSFMHKNYSFPWMQKGPHTSLADEFATLKQHFPTGKPYIFGPVDSDHYFLFCYDDIIRPCSSEDDTQLSMTMYGLDKEQTKHWFSDRFISTSAETAAIRAATHLDRVVDGTWTLHDLQFEPCGYSINAIRDEEYQTMHITPEDHCSFASYETNSRAANYSDRMKKVLGVFRPQRFTVIVFLDPESPVGKAYNEGKGIGVEPEYYPEYNLLHRTTNEFAPGYVAMKINYVRTAAVEETDTAVGGAEPGAEGGPD